In Thermomonas paludicola, the following are encoded in one genomic region:
- a CDS encoding DnrO protein: protein MLLRLPSRARRLAPALLVATALAAVPALAQPVHQDGQAAHAAHAAHANTVPAAAQRWATDAPLRAGMRQLREAAMLLEHYEMGHLDDTQRDNAVASIDAAVSNMVANCKLKPDADAALHGLLVKFIGAANAARAGKLAKTDVQAMSDALAQYPALFIDPDWGRDTD, encoded by the coding sequence ATGTTGCTCCGACTTCCTTCCCGGGCGCGGCGTTTGGCTCCGGCCCTGCTGGTCGCTACGGCCCTGGCGGCCGTGCCGGCGCTGGCCCAGCCTGTTCATCAGGATGGACAGGCCGCGCACGCCGCGCACGCCGCACACGCCAACACCGTGCCGGCAGCGGCACAGCGCTGGGCCACCGATGCACCGCTGCGCGCCGGCATGCGCCAGCTGCGCGAAGCGGCAATGCTGCTGGAACACTACGAGATGGGGCATCTGGACGACACCCAGCGCGACAACGCGGTGGCCAGCATTGATGCGGCGGTCAGCAACATGGTCGCCAACTGCAAGCTCAAGCCCGATGCCGACGCCGCGTTGCACGGGCTGCTGGTGAAATTCATCGGCGCCGCCAATGCCGCACGTGCCGGCAAGTTGGCCAAGACCGACGTGCAGGCCATGTCGGACGCGCTGGCGCAATATCCTGCGCTGTTCATCGACCCCGACTGGGGACGTGACACCGACTGA
- a CDS encoding pyridoxal phosphate-dependent decarboxylase family protein, which produces MSQPDAIGERPHLLDACFLGPYGENDNLLEKLVVEFLRDHVYWRRNFHPEDPLAIGTTAAYHPDYLAFESRMRRELHQLSATLKKSVPFHSPRYMGHMVSDVLLPGLVAQILTLPYNPNNVSEDVAPVTVDMEVQVGLQLARMLGYVHDPARPDCAFGHLTSGGTVANYQALRLALALKAFPVALRAAGVPELALPEDDWSAFNLAPHAGIALLEQWQQWLAHATPAERKHWRTRVREERIEQRGLADFFLDHDTLRVPKVLAPITAHYSWSKGCKLLGLGRSQLELLPERGMRLDTDALEATLERCLRERQPVLLAVAVMGTTEYGTVDPVDGAVSARDRFAARGLGFGVHVDAAWGGYLATLFRNEDGSLRAREQVAAGFRAFPSAEVYSAVAALGDTDSVTVDPHKLGYLPYGSGAFICRDHRAVALLAEEADYVFHGATPKDYLSRYRSLGQFIPEGSKSGAAVAGVYVTHKVLPLDHAHFGLLSAQTIRSAEAFHERAQHFADAMAGVVQAVVPFAPDSNLVCFALNPAGNRSVAAANAFVRKLHDELRSDPSRPLQDKQFFGSVTTLRPDALGEVETRRILDALGLDAATLGEDGDDRLMILRHTLMNPYLIDRENGISYIDLYFDHLASRVRALLAG; this is translated from the coding sequence ATGTCCCAACCCGACGCCATCGGCGAGCGCCCGCACCTGCTGGACGCGTGCTTCCTCGGCCCCTACGGCGAGAACGACAACCTGCTGGAAAAACTGGTCGTCGAGTTCCTGCGCGACCACGTTTATTGGCGTCGCAATTTTCATCCGGAAGACCCGCTGGCGATCGGCACCACGGCCGCCTACCACCCGGACTACCTGGCGTTTGAATCGCGCATGCGCCGCGAGTTGCACCAGCTCTCCGCCACGCTGAAGAAATCGGTGCCGTTCCACAGTCCGCGCTACATGGGGCACATGGTGTCCGACGTGCTGCTGCCGGGCTTGGTGGCGCAGATCCTGACCCTGCCCTACAACCCCAACAACGTGTCCGAAGACGTGGCCCCGGTCACCGTGGACATGGAGGTTCAGGTTGGCCTGCAGCTGGCGCGCATGCTGGGCTATGTGCATGATCCGGCACGGCCGGATTGCGCGTTCGGCCACCTGACCTCGGGCGGCACCGTCGCCAACTACCAGGCGCTGCGGCTGGCGCTGGCGCTGAAAGCATTCCCGGTGGCGCTGCGGGCCGCAGGCGTACCCGAACTGGCGCTGCCGGAAGACGACTGGAGCGCCTTCAACCTGGCGCCGCACGCAGGCATCGCGCTGCTGGAGCAATGGCAGCAGTGGCTGGCCCACGCCACGCCCGCCGAACGCAAGCACTGGCGAACCCGCGTGCGCGAGGAACGCATCGAACAGCGCGGGCTGGCGGATTTCTTCCTCGACCACGACACGCTGCGCGTGCCGAAGGTGCTGGCACCGATCACCGCGCACTACTCCTGGAGCAAGGGCTGCAAGCTGCTGGGGCTGGGCCGCAGCCAATTGGAGCTGCTCCCCGAGCGCGGCATGCGGCTGGACACCGATGCATTGGAAGCCACCCTGGAGCGCTGCCTGCGCGAACGCCAGCCGGTGCTGTTGGCCGTGGCGGTGATGGGCACCACCGAATACGGCACGGTCGATCCGGTGGATGGCGCAGTGTCCGCACGCGATCGGTTTGCCGCGCGTGGGCTGGGCTTTGGTGTGCACGTGGATGCCGCGTGGGGCGGCTATCTGGCCACGCTGTTCCGCAACGAAGACGGCAGCCTGCGCGCGCGTGAGCAAGTGGCTGCGGGCTTCCGCGCCTTCCCGTCTGCCGAGGTCTATTCCGCGGTGGCAGCGCTGGGCGATACCGACTCGGTGACCGTGGATCCGCACAAGCTGGGCTACCTGCCCTACGGTTCGGGCGCCTTCATCTGCCGCGACCATCGTGCGGTGGCGCTGTTGGCGGAAGAAGCCGACTACGTCTTTCATGGCGCAACGCCGAAGGACTATCTCAGCCGCTACCGCAGCCTTGGCCAGTTCATTCCCGAGGGCTCGAAGTCCGGCGCCGCGGTGGCCGGCGTGTATGTGACCCACAAGGTGCTGCCGCTGGATCACGCCCATTTCGGCCTGCTCTCTGCGCAGACCATCCGGTCGGCCGAGGCCTTCCACGAGCGCGCGCAGCACTTTGCCGACGCCATGGCCGGCGTGGTGCAGGCGGTCGTCCCCTTCGCCCCCGACAGCAACCTGGTGTGCTTCGCATTGAACCCTGCCGGCAACCGCAGCGTGGCCGCTGCCAATGCCTTCGTCCGCAAGCTGCACGACGAACTGCGCAGCGACCCCAGCCGCCCGCTGCAGGACAAGCAGTTCTTCGGTTCGGTGACGACCCTGCGACCTGATGCACTGGGCGAGGTGGAAACCCGCCGCATCCTCGATGCGCTGGGTCTGGATGCTGCGACGTTGGGCGAAGACGGCGACGACCGGCTGATGATCCTGCGCCACACGCTGATGAATCCGTACCTGATCGACCGCGAGAACGGGATCAGCTACATCGACCTGTATTTCGACCATCTGGCATCGCGCGTGCGCGCGCTGCTGGCGGGCTGA